One genomic window of Kaistia geumhonensis includes the following:
- a CDS encoding threonine ammonia-lyase → MITIDDIEAAAGRIAGKALATPLLSSPALDAAVGGRVYLKAETLQRTGSFKFRGAYNALAAMDAAERSRGVVAVSSGNHAQGVAAAARLFGVAATIVMPEDAPAAKLEGTRRLGAAVVTYRRAEDDREAIAAEIMERTGARLVHPYDDPAVIAGQGTVGLEIAAALAARGEVADAVLVPCGGGGLSSGIALALSERMPAAAVHLVEPEGFDDYGRSLEAGTILRNERLSGSVCDALMAPAPGRRGFTINSRLAAGALTVSDAEALAAVAFAVRTLKLVVEPGGAVALAALLSGRFAVGGRTVVAVLSGGNIDEPMLARALSAP, encoded by the coding sequence ATGATCACCATCGACGATATCGAGGCCGCGGCGGGGCGGATCGCCGGCAAGGCCCTCGCGACGCCCTTGCTCTCCTCGCCGGCGCTGGATGCGGCCGTCGGTGGCCGCGTCTATCTCAAGGCGGAGACGCTTCAGCGCACCGGCTCGTTCAAGTTCCGCGGCGCCTACAACGCGCTCGCCGCGATGGACGCAGCGGAGCGGAGCCGCGGTGTCGTCGCGGTCTCCTCGGGCAATCATGCGCAGGGCGTCGCGGCGGCGGCGCGGCTGTTCGGCGTCGCGGCGACGATCGTCATGCCGGAGGATGCGCCGGCCGCGAAGCTGGAGGGCACGCGCCGCCTCGGCGCCGCGGTCGTCACCTATCGCCGCGCCGAGGACGATCGCGAGGCGATCGCCGCCGAGATCATGGAGCGGACCGGGGCGCGGCTCGTTCATCCCTACGACGATCCTGCCGTGATCGCCGGGCAGGGGACGGTCGGTCTCGAGATCGCCGCCGCGCTGGCGGCGCGCGGCGAGGTCGCCGATGCCGTGCTGGTGCCCTGCGGCGGCGGCGGTCTTTCGTCGGGCATCGCACTGGCGCTGAGCGAACGCATGCCGGCCGCGGCTGTCCATCTCGTGGAGCCGGAAGGGTTCGACGACTATGGCCGCTCGCTGGAGGCGGGAACGATCCTGCGCAACGAGCGCCTCTCCGGTTCGGTCTGCGACGCGCTGATGGCGCCGGCGCCCGGCAGGCGGGGCTTCACCATCAACAGCCGCCTCGCCGCCGGCGCGCTGACCGTGAGCGACGCGGAGGCGCTCGCGGCGGTTGCCTTCGCGGTTCGTACGCTGAAGCTCGTGGTCGAACCCGGCGGGGCGGTGGCGCTCGCCGCGCTGCTCTCCGGCCGTTTCGCGGTCGGCGG